In Spinacia oleracea cultivar Varoflay chromosome 5, BTI_SOV_V1, whole genome shotgun sequence, a single window of DNA contains:
- the LOC110799624 gene encoding probable galacturan 1,4-alpha-galacturonidase SALK6 yields the protein MAFKLNYTLILFSLSFYLLVLEISGRTHVTEGDTIVFDITKNGAKPGTNVAKAFMRAWSDACASKKRSKVLVPKGKYLLGPITLKGPCQTPITIEILGNFKAASDLASFKGEDAWFEIDNVDGLTITAPKGAGVFDGQGKEGWKNNHCVKTFGSCIFLPHNFRFNFLTNSKIIGITSLNSKFFHITLQGCKNLEMTDMNITAPGDSPNTDGIHIGRSDGITIRGVKIATGDDCISFGDGSKNILVEHVTCGPGHGISVGSLGRYPNEQPVSNITVRDCTIKNTLNGVRVKTWGASYESSASLLHFEDITIQNVTFPVIVDQEYCPQNHCKQRSSSRVKISNVRFKNVKGTSSTKDAVQLICSNTAPCNKVELTEIDLKYNGKDGPAVSKCKFVKPILTGKQNPRACDAPAAPVIEAAESDS from the exons ATggcttttaaattaaattacactCTTATATTGTTTTCCCTGTCATTTTATTTGCTTGTCCTAGAAATTAGTGGCCGCACGCACGTTACTGAAGGCGATACCATTGTGTTTGACATAACAAAGAATGGAGCTAAGCCTGGTACCAATGTTGCAAAG GCTTTTATGCGTGCGTGGAGTGATGCATGTGCATCGAAAAAACGAAGCAAGGTTTTAGTTCCTAAAGGAAAATACTTGCTAGGCCCTATTACGCTTAAAGGTCCATGCCAAACACCAATTACAATAGAAATTTTAGGAAATTTCAAGGCCgcttcggatttggcatcctttaAAGGTGAAGATGCATGGTTTGAGATAGATAACGTCGATGGTCTGACAATCACAGCTCCTAAAGGAGCAGGTGTGTTCGATGGCCAAGGAAAAGAAGGTTGGAAAAATAATCATTGCGTTAAGACATTTGGCAGTTGTATATTCCTTCCTCAT AACTTTAGGTTTAATTTTCTGACGAATTCAAAAATTATTGGCATCACTTCACTAAACAGCAAGTTCTTTCACATAACCCTCCAAGGGTGTAAGAACCTGGAAATGACTGACATGAACATAACCGCCCCAGGAGACAGCCCTAACACGGACGGTATTCACATCGGACGTTCAGATGGCATTACCATTAGAGGAGTCAAGATTGCCACTGGAGATGATTGTATCTCCTTCGGTGATGGGTCAAAAAACATCCTTGTAGAGCATGTCACATGTGGACCTGGCCATGGTATTAGCGTAGGGAGTCTGGGTAGATACCCCAATGAGCAGCCAGTGTCAAATATTACTGTAAGAGATTGTACCATCAAGAACACTCTCAATGGTGTCCGGGTTAAAACATGGGGGGCCTCTTATGAATCCTCTGCCAGTTTGTTGCATTTTGAAGATATCACTATTCAAAATGTTACATTTCCCGTCATTGTTGATCAAGAATATTGCCCCCAAAATCATTGCAAACAAAGGTCCTCGTCCAGAGTTAAGATTTCTAACGTTCGATTCAAAAACGTGAAGGGAACATCAAGTACCAAGGACGCCGTGCAACTGATTTGCAGCAACACCGCGCCATGTAACAAGGTGGAGCTCACTGAAATAGACTTGAAATACAATGGAAAAGATGGTCCTGCGGTTTCAAAGTGCAAATTTGTTAAGCCTATTCTTACTGGAAAGCAGAATCCACGCGCTTGTGATGCACCTGCTGCCCCAGTTATTGAAGCAGCTGAATCAGACTCTTGA